A portion of the Tenacibaculum todarodis genome contains these proteins:
- a CDS encoding DUF6503 family protein gives MKKIVAILVFTTLLISCKPSEKKVDIYKNYPENIANVLKNHGGLANWKKLQVLSFNKGEEAHTVDLRSRKTVVNTPNYSLGFDGKEVWLSQQDSTAFKGNKDFYYNLYFYFYTMPFVLADDGITYEETTPLTFNGVNYPGYKISYASNKGTSPDDNYFMYYNPETFQMEWLGYTVTYFSKQPSNKFNIIRYNDWNDVNGFLLPKSITWYKKGEDGQPTEPAKPATEFTLPLVSQAKLADSFYKKPVTE, from the coding sequence ATGAAAAAAATAGTTGCAATATTAGTATTTACAACACTCTTAATTTCCTGTAAACCCTCAGAAAAGAAAGTAGATATTTATAAGAATTATCCAGAAAACATAGCAAATGTTTTAAAGAATCACGGAGGTTTAGCTAACTGGAAAAAGTTACAAGTATTGTCTTTTAACAAAGGAGAAGAAGCACATACAGTAGATTTACGTTCAAGAAAAACGGTAGTTAACACACCAAATTACTCTTTAGGTTTCGATGGAAAAGAAGTTTGGTTATCTCAACAAGATTCAACTGCATTTAAAGGAAACAAAGATTTTTACTATAACTTATATTTCTACTTTTATACAATGCCATTTGTGTTAGCAGATGACGGAATAACCTATGAAGAAACAACACCATTAACTTTTAATGGAGTAAATTATCCGGGTTATAAAATTTCTTACGCTTCAAATAAAGGAACTTCTCCAGATGATAATTATTTTATGTATTATAACCCAGAAACTTTTCAAATGGAATGGTTAGGCTATACAGTTACCTATTTTTCTAAGCAACCGTCAAATAAATTTAATATTATTAGATATAATGATTGGAATGATGTGAACGGGTTTTTATTACCAAAGTCTATAACTTGGTATAAAAAAGGAGAAGATGGGCAACCAACAGAACCTGCAAAACCTGCAACAGAATTTACTTTACCTTTAGTAAGTCAAGCAAAATTAGCAGATAGTTTTTATAAGAAGCCAGTAACAGAATAA
- a CDS encoding GreA/GreB family elongation factor — protein sequence MKYKKIIIEKNEYLKIEKLLNLNNEGNRSTVKSYISKLQEELKNAIILPQSEMPEDVIKLNSIVTVKAKDTFWEKTFELVLPSDNNNKENKVSLLLPMGAAILGYAKGDVILWDFPKGLQELKVLNVVQQSNKVKNN from the coding sequence ATGAAATATAAAAAAATAATTATTGAGAAAAATGAATATTTAAAGATAGAAAAACTTTTAAATTTAAATAATGAAGGTAATAGAAGTACGGTAAAAAGCTATATTTCAAAATTACAAGAAGAACTAAAAAACGCTATAATACTACCGCAATCAGAAATGCCAGAAGATGTTATTAAGCTAAACTCTATAGTAACCGTTAAAGCAAAAGACACCTTTTGGGAAAAAACATTTGAACTTGTTTTACCATCAGATAATAATAATAAAGAAAATAAAGTATCTTTATTATTGCCTATGGGAGCTGCAATTTTAGGCTATGCAAAAGGAGATGTTATTCTTTGGGATTTTCCTAAAGGATTACAAGAATTAAAGGTTTTGAATGTAGTGCAACAAAGTAACAAAGTAAAAAATAATTAG
- a CDS encoding Glu/Leu/Phe/Val family dehydrogenase, with amino-acid sequence MTTLVKELKQKKQAKQGMLENVMEQFNQVSNLVNLNPNIKKILSVTNNELIIHFPVRMDNGEVEIFKGYRVQHNNALGPYKGGLRYHPTIDIDAVKALAMWMTWKTSLAGLPYGGAKGGIQMDPTKYSNSELERITRRFTYALGDNIGPEHDIPAPDVNTDAQTMAWIADTYMSTKAPSERSRNQHVVTGKPIGSGGLEGRDRATGYGVYLTIKFWAELKSIKLKDKTFIVQGFGNVGYWAAHFLEKDGAKLVGVQDAFGTIVNNQGLSVENLLAYSKKNKGSIVGFPSSKNIEKEDFFGLNCDICIPAALGNQITEENALKIKAFLVAEGANGPTTVGAEKILLERGVTIIPDILCNSGGVTGSYFEWLQNRNGELWELNEIMGRINKKMREVFIKVLNVKESRKIDMRSAAYVLAIERLERTYTQRGVFP; translated from the coding sequence ATGACAACCTTAGTAAAAGAATTAAAACAAAAAAAGCAGGCTAAACAAGGCATGTTAGAAAACGTTATGGAGCAGTTTAACCAGGTTTCTAATCTAGTTAATTTAAATCCTAATATTAAAAAGATTTTAAGTGTTACCAATAACGAATTAATTATACATTTTCCAGTAAGAATGGATAATGGAGAAGTAGAAATTTTTAAAGGTTATAGAGTGCAACATAATAACGCACTTGGGCCATATAAAGGAGGTTTAAGGTATCATCCAACAATTGATATAGATGCAGTTAAAGCATTGGCAATGTGGATGACTTGGAAAACATCTTTAGCTGGTTTACCTTATGGAGGAGCAAAAGGAGGTATCCAAATGGACCCAACAAAGTATTCTAATTCAGAATTAGAACGTATAACTAGAAGGTTTACATATGCATTAGGAGACAATATTGGTCCAGAACATGATATTCCTGCTCCAGATGTTAATACAGATGCACAAACAATGGCATGGATTGCAGATACTTATATGTCTACAAAAGCGCCATCAGAAAGATCTAGAAATCAGCATGTTGTTACAGGTAAACCAATTGGTTCTGGAGGTTTGGAAGGTAGAGATAGAGCAACGGGTTATGGTGTTTATTTAACTATTAAATTTTGGGCAGAACTAAAAAGTATTAAATTAAAGGATAAAACTTTTATTGTTCAAGGTTTTGGAAATGTAGGATATTGGGCAGCACACTTTTTAGAAAAAGACGGAGCAAAATTGGTTGGAGTACAAGATGCCTTTGGAACAATAGTTAATAACCAAGGTTTAAGTGTAGAGAACTTATTAGCTTATTCTAAAAAAAATAAAGGAAGTATTGTAGGTTTTCCAAGTTCAAAAAATATAGAAAAAGAAGATTTCTTTGGATTAAATTGTGATATCTGTATTCCAGCAGCATTAGGAAATCAAATTACAGAAGAAAATGCTTTAAAAATTAAAGCTTTCTTAGTAGCTGAAGGTGCAAATGGACCAACAACAGTAGGAGCAGAAAAAATATTATTAGAGAGAGGAGTTACAATTATTCCAGATATTTTATGCAATTCAGGTGGCGTTACAGGAAGTTATTTTGAGTGGCTACAAAATAGAAATGGAGAGCTTTGGGAGCTAAATGAAATAATGGGAAGAATAAATAAAAAAATGAGAGAAGTATTTATTAAAGTACTTAATGTTAAGGAAAGCAGAAAAATAGATATGCGCTCTGCAGCATATGTTTTAGCAATAGAAAGATTAGAAAGAACATATACTCAAAGAGGAGTTTTTCCTTAA
- a CDS encoding sigma-54-dependent transcriptional regulator, whose product MLNKENILIVDDDIHILELIQRHLQSLNYHTYKAISVKEALEILKDTSIDLLITDLQMPGVDGLELIKYASAHYPKIPKLVVTGFPSIHGALDVMKSGATDYITKPFTKEELKSAIFKSLESKPKIDKSKVVKQEIETKPYGELIGSSIAMKKVTDVIERLKNNKATVFIHGESGTGKELVARSIHYMGKYSSSPFVVVNCGAIPENLLESELFGYVKGAFTGAEKDRKGFFQAANNGTIFLDEIGNASLSTQLRLLRVLQEKEVVRVGSQKSEKVDVRVVAATNVDLKDLIKKELFREDLYYRLTVVQIDVPSLLERVSDIPLLVDKFLFKYGIEYKDRFLKITPQAMDILKSYNWPGNIRELENVIQRAIIMCDRFVDVEHLPDNIKYQIDFSNTQKLVSLKEFEKNYILKVLKATNNNKTKAAKILQIDRKTLREKLK is encoded by the coding sequence ATGTTAAACAAAGAAAATATATTAATTGTAGATGATGATATTCATATTTTAGAACTTATTCAGAGGCATTTACAATCCTTAAATTATCATACTTATAAAGCTATTTCAGTAAAAGAAGCATTAGAAATATTAAAAGATACTTCAATAGACTTATTAATTACGGATTTACAAATGCCAGGTGTAGATGGCTTGGAATTAATAAAATATGCATCTGCACATTATCCCAAAATCCCTAAATTGGTGGTAACTGGTTTCCCTTCTATACATGGAGCTTTAGATGTTATGAAATCTGGCGCAACAGACTATATTACGAAACCTTTTACAAAGGAAGAATTAAAATCTGCTATTTTTAAATCTTTAGAATCAAAACCGAAAATAGATAAAAGTAAAGTTGTAAAACAAGAAATAGAAACCAAACCCTACGGAGAATTAATAGGTTCGTCAATAGCTATGAAAAAAGTTACGGACGTTATAGAACGTTTAAAGAACAACAAAGCAACGGTTTTTATTCATGGAGAAAGTGGTACTGGAAAAGAATTAGTTGCACGTTCTATACATTATATGGGTAAATATTCCTCATCGCCTTTTGTTGTAGTAAATTGTGGTGCAATACCAGAAAATTTATTAGAATCTGAATTGTTTGGTTATGTAAAAGGAGCTTTTACCGGAGCAGAAAAAGATCGGAAAGGTTTTTTTCAGGCAGCTAATAACGGAACTATTTTTTTAGATGAAATAGGTAATGCATCCTTATCTACTCAATTAAGGTTATTACGTGTTTTACAAGAAAAAGAAGTGGTTAGAGTAGGTTCTCAAAAGTCAGAAAAAGTAGATGTAAGAGTAGTTGCAGCAACTAATGTAGATTTAAAAGACCTCATAAAAAAAGAATTATTTAGGGAAGATTTGTATTATAGACTTACTGTTGTGCAAATAGATGTTCCTTCATTATTAGAGCGGGTTTCAGACATTCCATTATTAGTAGATAAGTTCTTATTTAAATATGGTATAGAATATAAAGACCGATTTTTAAAAATTACTCCACAAGCAATGGATATTCTTAAAAGTTATAATTGGCCAGGAAACATAAGAGAGTTAGAAAATGTTATACAAAGGGCAATTATTATGTGTGATAGGTTTGTAGATGTTGAACATTTACCAGACAACATAAAATACCAAATAGATTTTTCTAATACTCAGAAACTAGTATCTTTAAAAGAGTTTGAAAAAAACTATATTTTAAAAGTGCTTAAAGCAACAAATAATAACAAAACTAAAGCTGCAAAAATTCTTCAAATTGATAGAAAAACACTTCGAGAAAAATTAAAATAA
- a CDS encoding sensor histidine kinase — MKLQGNVLEEKLKERIKELTCLYNVSFLIRSYKLDNIEMLLKEISLNLKEAIRFPKEAFVEIKIDNFTIVEGEKIEDAIFIISAIKPFGKIKGVVTVGYSKLKFSENAFLEEEKLLLNKIASEIGDFLERKEVKEKEEITKRQIERAGRLTILGEITAGIAHELNTPLANILGFTELLKERYKDDKIGSEDLEKVINSAIYSREVVKKLMFFSCEMPQQMASINIKKVIDEAISLLKPNFSKKNIAFNVVYSDEEIYLKVDKIQLTQVIFNLVINAIYFSPENGEINIVVKEKIKTVQIKISDQGQGVEAKNSENIFNPFFTTKPVGDGSGLGLSVVHGIIKSHKGTITHQPNLPKGTIFIVSFPKN; from the coding sequence ATGAAGCTTCAAGGAAATGTTCTAGAAGAAAAGTTAAAAGAACGGATAAAAGAATTAACTTGCTTATATAATGTAAGCTTTTTAATAAGAAGTTATAAGCTAGATAACATTGAAATGTTGTTGAAAGAAATTTCCTTGAATTTAAAAGAAGCAATAAGGTTTCCAAAAGAAGCTTTTGTTGAGATTAAAATAGATAATTTTACTATAGTTGAAGGAGAAAAAATAGAGGATGCAATATTTATTATTTCAGCAATAAAACCTTTTGGTAAAATTAAAGGAGTTGTAACTGTTGGGTATTCTAAATTAAAATTTTCAGAAAATGCTTTTTTAGAAGAAGAAAAGCTATTGTTAAATAAAATAGCTTCTGAAATTGGAGATTTTTTAGAGCGTAAAGAGGTAAAAGAAAAAGAAGAAATAACCAAAAGACAAATAGAAAGAGCTGGCAGGTTAACAATTTTGGGTGAAATTACAGCGGGTATTGCGCATGAATTAAATACACCTTTGGCTAATATTTTAGGATTTACAGAGTTGTTGAAAGAGCGTTATAAAGATGATAAAATAGGAAGTGAAGATCTAGAAAAAGTAATAAATAGTGCAATTTACTCTAGAGAAGTAGTAAAGAAATTAATGTTTTTTTCTTGTGAAATGCCACAACAAATGGCTTCAATAAATATAAAAAAAGTTATAGACGAAGCAATAAGTCTGTTAAAGCCTAATTTTAGTAAAAAAAATATAGCTTTCAATGTTGTATATTCTGATGAAGAAATTTATTTAAAAGTAGATAAAATTCAATTAACACAAGTAATTTTTAATTTAGTGATAAATGCTATTTATTTTTCTCCTGAAAATGGTGAAATTAATATTGTTGTTAAAGAGAAAATTAAAACAGTACAAATTAAAATTTCTGATCAAGGGCAAGGAGTTGAAGCTAAAAATTCAGAGAATATTTTTAATCCCTTTTTTACAACTAAGCCAGTCGGAGATGGTTCTGGTTTAGGTTTAAGTGTTGTTCATGGAATAATAAAGAGCCATAAAGGAACTATAACTCATCAACCAAATTTACCAAAAGGAACAATATTTATTGTCAGTTTTCCTAAAAACTAA
- a CDS encoding sulfite exporter TauE/SafE family protein: MILETFIENWYIILLFFTVAVLYAAVGFGGGSSYLAILALTGIAFTQIRSTALLCNIVVVLGNVFLFQKEKLFNWKKVIPLVLWSVPLAFVGGFLQIKQTFFFILLGFTLLFAAITMWISKRIISSEEKQTKISTTKNASFGGIIGFISGMVGIGGGIFLAPLLHLTNWDSPKKIAATASFFILVNSIAGLAGQYTNPDFIIDWNLTSILIVTVLVGGQIGNRMSNKLFTPIQLKKATAILIAFVSIRILWKYLF; encoded by the coding sequence ATGATATTAGAAACGTTCATAGAAAATTGGTATATCATTTTACTTTTTTTTACAGTAGCTGTCTTATATGCTGCTGTTGGTTTTGGTGGTGGATCTAGTTATTTGGCAATTTTAGCTTTAACCGGAATCGCTTTTACTCAAATTAGATCAACTGCTTTACTTTGTAATATTGTTGTGGTTTTAGGAAATGTTTTTCTCTTTCAAAAGGAAAAATTATTTAATTGGAAAAAAGTAATTCCGCTAGTTTTATGGAGTGTTCCATTGGCTTTTGTAGGTGGTTTTTTACAAATTAAACAGACTTTCTTTTTTATCCTTTTAGGCTTTACATTGTTGTTTGCTGCTATTACTATGTGGATTTCTAAACGAATTATTTCTTCGGAAGAAAAACAAACCAAAATATCAACAACTAAAAACGCAAGTTTTGGCGGAATAATTGGTTTTATTTCTGGTATGGTTGGTATTGGTGGCGGAATTTTTCTTGCTCCATTACTCCATTTAACTAATTGGGATTCTCCAAAAAAAATTGCTGCAACTGCTAGTTTTTTTATTCTAGTTAATTCTATTGCTGGTTTAGCAGGGCAATACACAAACCCTGATTTTATAATTGATTGGAATTTAACTTCAATATTAATAGTTACAGTGCTTGTTGGCGGACAAATTGGTAATAGAATGAGCAACAAATTATTCACTCCAATTCAACTAAAAAAAGCGACTGCAATTTTAATTGCATTTGTAAGTATCAGAATTTTGTGGAAATATCTTTTTTGA
- a CDS encoding TerC family protein: protein MAGIIFTLLMLILLQAVLGFDNLLYISLESKKAPLADQKRVRKIGILIAIVLRIVLLFLLVSIIDYFQEPFSFLTGEIKDIVKFAFNGHSIIVLLGGGFIIYTAIKEIWHMIGSDNLAHGVGEDPTKGKKSSNAVIASIVLMNLVFSFDSILAAIGLTSEIESSTTAFIVMAIAIVISGLLMLVLADRISTFLAKNRMYEVLGLFILFIVGIMLVTEGGHLAHIKLFGNEIVPMSKTTFYFVLAILIIVDVVQGRYQKKLLAENTTTKK, encoded by the coding sequence ATGGCAGGAATTATTTTTACACTATTAATGTTAATCTTATTACAAGCTGTATTAGGATTCGACAATTTATTATACATTTCATTAGAATCTAAAAAAGCCCCTTTAGCAGATCAAAAAAGAGTTCGTAAAATCGGAATTTTAATTGCTATTGTATTAAGAATTGTATTATTATTTTTATTAGTTTCTATCATCGATTATTTTCAAGAACCTTTTTCGTTTTTAACTGGTGAAATTAAAGATATTGTAAAATTTGCTTTTAACGGACACAGTATCATCGTTTTACTTGGAGGTGGATTTATTATTTACACCGCAATAAAAGAGATTTGGCATATGATTGGAAGTGACAATTTAGCTCACGGTGTTGGAGAAGACCCAACAAAAGGAAAAAAATCTTCTAACGCAGTAATTGCAAGTATTGTTTTAATGAATCTTGTTTTTTCATTCGATTCAATTTTAGCTGCAATTGGTCTTACAAGTGAAATTGAGAGCAGCACAACTGCTTTTATTGTTATGGCAATTGCTATTGTAATTAGTGGTTTACTAATGTTAGTTTTAGCAGATAGAATATCAACTTTTTTAGCAAAAAACAGAATGTATGAAGTATTAGGATTATTTATCCTTTTTATTGTAGGAATAATGTTGGTTACTGAAGGTGGACATTTAGCGCACATAAAACTTTTTGGAAACGAAATTGTACCAATGAGTAAAACTACGTTCTATTTTGTATTGGCAATTTTAATAATTGTAGATGTTGTACAAGGACGTTACCAAAAGAAGTTATTAGCTGAAAATACTACAACTAAAAAATAA
- a CDS encoding Dps family protein translates to MKSNIIGLDQEKSTKLVNELNVLLANFQVYYQNVRGLHWNIKGKNFFELHVKFEEFYTDAQEKVDLIAERILTLQGTPLHTFSDYSKVASVSVGKNISNDNEAVQLVVTSISELLKIERSILNLADEAEDEGTNSMMSDFIAEQEKTLWMMNAWLG, encoded by the coding sequence ATGAAATCAAATATAATAGGATTAGATCAAGAAAAATCAACAAAACTAGTTAACGAATTAAATGTATTACTAGCAAATTTTCAAGTGTATTATCAGAATGTAAGAGGTTTGCATTGGAATATTAAAGGGAAAAATTTTTTTGAATTGCACGTTAAATTTGAAGAATTTTACACGGACGCCCAAGAAAAAGTAGATTTAATTGCAGAGCGTATTTTAACATTACAAGGAACACCGTTACATACTTTTAGCGATTACTCTAAGGTTGCGTCTGTTTCTGTAGGAAAAAATATTTCTAATGATAATGAAGCTGTACAATTAGTTGTTACTTCAATTTCTGAATTATTAAAAATAGAGCGTTCTATTTTAAATTTAGCTGATGAAGCAGAAGATGAGGGTACAAATTCTATGATGAGTGATTTTATTGCAGAACAAGAAAAAACCTTATGGATGATGAACGCTTGGTTAGGTTAG
- a CDS encoding hydrogen peroxide-inducible genes activator, with the protein MTITQLKYVLSVAEYHNFTIAAEHSFVTQPTLSMQIQKLEDELDAKIFNRSKKPIQLTEVGKRIVEQAKVIVDESNRILDIVHQQKGYVGGEFKLGIIPTVMPTLLPMFLNNFTKKYPKVKLIIEELTTEEIVRKLTDGHIDAAIAATPLENEAIKEKPLYYEPFIGLVPENHRLYSKKEITSDELEMDDILLLEDGHCFKDSVINLCRTHKADNKKGFQLESGSFDTLIKLSKEGLGMTLLPYLHTLDLSELDKKHLRAFTSPPPAREVSLIYHKSQLKMQLIKALNDTIDGVIRGAIAFSDVQIISPLQKN; encoded by the coding sequence ATGACTATAACTCAATTAAAATATGTTTTGTCTGTTGCAGAATATCACAATTTTACAATAGCTGCAGAGCATAGTTTTGTTACACAACCAACATTAAGCATGCAAATTCAGAAATTAGAAGATGAATTGGATGCAAAAATATTTAATCGTTCTAAAAAACCTATTCAATTAACCGAAGTTGGTAAACGAATAGTTGAACAAGCAAAAGTAATTGTTGATGAAAGTAATAGAATTTTAGATATTGTACATCAGCAAAAAGGCTATGTTGGTGGCGAGTTTAAACTTGGAATTATACCAACAGTAATGCCAACTTTATTACCAATGTTCTTAAATAATTTTACTAAGAAATATCCAAAAGTTAAATTAATTATTGAAGAATTAACTACAGAAGAAATTGTTAGAAAATTAACTGATGGTCATATAGATGCTGCAATTGCTGCAACTCCGTTAGAAAATGAAGCGATAAAAGAGAAACCATTATATTATGAACCTTTTATTGGCTTAGTTCCTGAAAATCATAGACTTTATAGCAAAAAAGAAATAACTTCTGATGAATTAGAAATGGATGATATCTTGTTATTAGAAGACGGTCATTGTTTTAAAGATAGCGTTATAAATTTATGTAGAACTCATAAAGCGGATAACAAAAAAGGATTTCAATTAGAAAGCGGAAGTTTTGATACGTTAATCAAACTTTCTAAAGAAGGATTAGGAATGACACTTCTACCCTATTTACATACGTTAGATTTAAGTGAACTAGACAAAAAACATTTAAGAGCGTTTACGAGTCCGCCTCCAGCAAGAGAAGTAAGTTTAATTTATCATAAATCGCAATTAAAAATGCAATTGATAAAAGCTTTAAATGACACTATTGATGGTGTAATTAGAGGCGCAATTGCCTTTAGCGATGTACAAATTATTAGTCCGTTACAGAAGAATTAG
- a CDS encoding ABC-F family ATP-binding cassette domain-containing protein, with the protein MLSVSNLSVQFGKRILFDEVNTKFVQGNCYGIIGANGAGKSTFLKILSGVQEPTSGHVHLEPGKRMSVLTQDHYAFDEFTALEAVLMGNKELHKIKSEIDALYADYTDENAEKIGELQVKFEEMDGWNADSAAATLLSNLGIKEDNHYTLLADLDSKKKVRILLAQALFGNPDVLIMDEPTNDLDFETIAWLENFLANYDNTVIVVSHDRHFLDAVCTHISDIDFGKINNYSGNYTFWYESSQLAAKQRAQQNKKAEDKKKELEEFIRRFSANMAKSKQATSRKKMIDKLNVEDIKPSSRRYPAIIFDRDREAGDQILNIEGLEKNFEGEALFSKVDINLNKGDKVAIISKSSKAVSEFYQVISGNIEPDAGKFSWGVTTTQSYLPADNTSFFQNGELDLVDWLRQYAQTEEEREEVHIRGFLGKMIFSGEEALKKSNVLSGGEKVRCMLSRMMMTRANVLMLDEPTNHLDLESIQALNNSLINFKGTILFSTHDHEFAQTVANRIIEITPKGVIDKYSTFDDYLADPKVKELRNKMYS; encoded by the coding sequence ATGTTATCAGTTTCTAATTTATCTGTACAATTCGGAAAAAGAATTTTGTTTGATGAAGTAAATACCAAATTTGTACAAGGTAATTGCTATGGAATTATAGGTGCCAACGGAGCAGGGAAATCTACTTTCTTAAAGATTTTATCTGGAGTACAAGAGCCAACTTCTGGCCATGTTCATTTAGAGCCTGGAAAAAGGATGTCCGTTTTAACCCAAGATCACTATGCTTTTGATGAATTTACAGCACTAGAAGCTGTATTAATGGGAAATAAAGAATTGCATAAAATTAAATCTGAAATTGATGCTTTATATGCAGATTATACAGATGAAAATGCAGAGAAAATTGGTGAACTTCAAGTTAAGTTTGAAGAAATGGATGGTTGGAACGCAGATTCTGCTGCAGCTACATTACTTTCTAACTTAGGTATAAAAGAAGATAATCACTATACTTTATTGGCAGATTTAGATTCTAAGAAAAAAGTAAGAATTTTATTAGCACAAGCTTTATTTGGTAATCCTGATGTATTAATTATGGATGAGCCAACCAACGATTTAGATTTTGAAACGATTGCTTGGTTAGAAAACTTTTTAGCTAATTACGATAATACAGTAATTGTAGTATCGCATGACCGTCACTTTTTAGATGCGGTTTGTACACATATTTCTGATATAGATTTTGGTAAGATTAATAATTATTCTGGTAACTATACTTTTTGGTATGAGTCTAGTCAATTAGCAGCAAAACAACGTGCACAACAAAATAAAAAGGCAGAAGACAAAAAGAAAGAATTAGAAGAATTTATTCGTCGTTTTTCTGCAAATATGGCAAAATCTAAACAAGCTACTTCAAGAAAGAAGATGATAGATAAGTTAAATGTAGAAGATATTAAACCATCTTCAAGAAGATATCCTGCCATAATTTTTGATAGAGACAGAGAAGCTGGAGATCAAATATTAAATATTGAAGGATTAGAAAAGAATTTTGAAGGTGAAGCATTATTTTCTAAAGTAGATATTAATTTAAACAAAGGAGATAAAGTAGCAATTATTTCTAAGAGTTCTAAAGCTGTTTCAGAATTTTACCAAGTAATTTCAGGTAATATTGAGCCAGATGCAGGAAAGTTTTCTTGGGGTGTAACTACAACTCAATCTTATTTGCCAGCTGATAATACTTCATTCTTTCAAAATGGTGAATTAGATTTGGTAGATTGGTTACGCCAATATGCACAAACTGAAGAAGAACGCGAGGAAGTACACATACGTGGTTTTTTAGGGAAAATGATTTTTTCTGGAGAAGAAGCTCTTAAGAAAAGCAATGTATTATCTGGAGGAGAAAAAGTTCGCTGTATGTTATCTAGAATGATGATGACTAGAGCAAACGTTTTAATGTTAGACGAACCAACAAACCACTTAGATTTAGAATCTATACAAGCTTTGAATAATTCTTTAATTAACTTTAAAGGAACTATTTTGTTCTCTACACATGATCACGAGTTTGCGCAAACTGTTGCTAACAGAATTATAGAAATTACACCAAAAGGAGTTATAGATAAATACTCGACTTTTGATGATTACTTAGCAGATCCAAAAGTTAAAGAATTACGAAATAAAATGTACTCTTAA